In a single window of the Megalobrama amblycephala isolate DHTTF-2021 linkage group LG3, ASM1881202v1, whole genome shotgun sequence genome:
- the LOC125264846 gene encoding AKT-interacting protein isoform X3 produces MNPFWSMSTNAGRKRSDSEEQSGPGEQRASPARPSFSKKQLPSIPKNAIPITKAASPASSTQSANGTHASYGPFYLEYSLLAEFTLVIKQKLPGIYVQPSYRSALMWFGVIFIRHGLYQDGVFKFTVYIPDNYPDGDCPRVVFDTPVFHPLVDPVSGELDVRRAFTKWRRNHNHIWQVLMYARTIFYKINTMDPLNPEAAVLYDKDIQLFKSKVVDSVKLCNSHLFDQPKIDDPYAISFSPWNPAVHEEAKEKMFAHKVSV; encoded by the exons ATGAACCCATTCTGGAGCATGTCGACAAACGCTGGTCGTAAG aGATCTGACAGTGAAGAGCAGAGTGGTCCAGGGGAGCAGAGAGCCAGTCCAGCTCGTCCTTCGTTTAGTAAGAAGCAGCTTCCCTCCATCCCGAAGAATGCCATCCCCATCACTAAAGCTGCTTCTCCGGCCTCCTCTACACAGTCTGCCAATGGCACCCATGCCTCGTACGGCCCTTTCTACCTGGAGTACTCGCTTCTGGCTGAGTT CACATTGGTGATCAAGCAGAAGCTCCCTGGTATCTATGTACAGCCTTCATACAGATCAGCACTGA TGTGGTTTGGAGTGATTTTCATTCGACATGGCTTGTACCAAGACGGTGTGTTTAAGTTCACCGTCTACATTCCTGATAACTACCCAGATGGAGACTGTCCT AGGGTGGTTTTTGACACCCCAGTTTTCCACCCCTTAGTGGACCCGGTCTCTGGCGAGCTAGATGTGAGGAGAGCTTTCACCAAATGGAG ACGAAACCACAACCATATCTGGCAGGTCCTTATGTACGCCCGCACAATCTTCTATAAGATCAACACCATGGATCCGCTCAACCCAGAGGCTGCTGTGCT GTATGACAAAGACATCCAGCTCTTCAAAAGCAAGGTGGTAGACAGTGTCAAGCTATGCAATAGTCACCTGTTCGATCAGCCCAAGATCGATGACCCTTATGCAATAAG CTTCTCTCCGTGGAATCCAGCGGTGCATGAAGAGGCGAAAGAGAAGATGTTTGCACATAAAGTGAGTGTGTGA
- the LOC125264846 gene encoding AKT-interacting protein isoform X1 yields MNPFWSMSTNAGRKRSDSEEQSGPGEQRASPARPSFSKKQLPSIPKNAIPITKAASPASSTQSANGTHASYGPFYLEYSLLAEFTLVIKQKLPGIYVQPSYRSALMWFGVIFIRHGLYQDGVFKFTVYIPDNYPDGDCPRVVFDTPVFHPLVDPVSGELDVRRAFTKWRRNHNHIWQVLMYARTIFYKINTMDPLNPEAAVLYDKDIQLFKSKVVDSVKLCNSHLFDQPKIDDPYAISFSPWNPAVHEEAKEKMFAHKRRPEDYNKGLPVSGLSWVKPGSTQPFSKEDNPLQT; encoded by the exons ATGAACCCATTCTGGAGCATGTCGACAAACGCTGGTCGTAAG aGATCTGACAGTGAAGAGCAGAGTGGTCCAGGGGAGCAGAGAGCCAGTCCAGCTCGTCCTTCGTTTAGTAAGAAGCAGCTTCCCTCCATCCCGAAGAATGCCATCCCCATCACTAAAGCTGCTTCTCCGGCCTCCTCTACACAGTCTGCCAATGGCACCCATGCCTCGTACGGCCCTTTCTACCTGGAGTACTCGCTTCTGGCTGAGTT CACATTGGTGATCAAGCAGAAGCTCCCTGGTATCTATGTACAGCCTTCATACAGATCAGCACTGA TGTGGTTTGGAGTGATTTTCATTCGACATGGCTTGTACCAAGACGGTGTGTTTAAGTTCACCGTCTACATTCCTGATAACTACCCAGATGGAGACTGTCCT AGGGTGGTTTTTGACACCCCAGTTTTCCACCCCTTAGTGGACCCGGTCTCTGGCGAGCTAGATGTGAGGAGAGCTTTCACCAAATGGAG ACGAAACCACAACCATATCTGGCAGGTCCTTATGTACGCCCGCACAATCTTCTATAAGATCAACACCATGGATCCGCTCAACCCAGAGGCTGCTGTGCT GTATGACAAAGACATCCAGCTCTTCAAAAGCAAGGTGGTAGACAGTGTCAAGCTATGCAATAGTCACCTGTTCGATCAGCCCAAGATCGATGACCCTTATGCAATAAG CTTCTCTCCGTGGAATCCAGCGGTGCATGAAGAGGCGAAAGAGAAGATGTTTGCACATAAA CGGCGGCCAGAGGATTACAACAAAGGACTGCCGGTGTCTGGGCTGTCTTGGGTGAAGCCTGGTTCCACTCAGCCTTTCAGCAAAGAGGACAACCCCCTTCAGACGTGA
- the LOC125264846 gene encoding AKT-interacting protein isoform X2, producing MNLKKRSDSEEQSGPGEQRASPARPSFSKKQLPSIPKNAIPITKAASPASSTQSANGTHASYGPFYLEYSLLAEFTLVIKQKLPGIYVQPSYRSALMWFGVIFIRHGLYQDGVFKFTVYIPDNYPDGDCPRVVFDTPVFHPLVDPVSGELDVRRAFTKWRRNHNHIWQVLMYARTIFYKINTMDPLNPEAAVLYDKDIQLFKSKVVDSVKLCNSHLFDQPKIDDPYAISFSPWNPAVHEEAKEKMFAHKRRPEDYNKGLPVSGLSWVKPGSTQPFSKEDNPLQT from the exons atgaatttaaaaaag aGATCTGACAGTGAAGAGCAGAGTGGTCCAGGGGAGCAGAGAGCCAGTCCAGCTCGTCCTTCGTTTAGTAAGAAGCAGCTTCCCTCCATCCCGAAGAATGCCATCCCCATCACTAAAGCTGCTTCTCCGGCCTCCTCTACACAGTCTGCCAATGGCACCCATGCCTCGTACGGCCCTTTCTACCTGGAGTACTCGCTTCTGGCTGAGTT CACATTGGTGATCAAGCAGAAGCTCCCTGGTATCTATGTACAGCCTTCATACAGATCAGCACTGA TGTGGTTTGGAGTGATTTTCATTCGACATGGCTTGTACCAAGACGGTGTGTTTAAGTTCACCGTCTACATTCCTGATAACTACCCAGATGGAGACTGTCCT AGGGTGGTTTTTGACACCCCAGTTTTCCACCCCTTAGTGGACCCGGTCTCTGGCGAGCTAGATGTGAGGAGAGCTTTCACCAAATGGAG ACGAAACCACAACCATATCTGGCAGGTCCTTATGTACGCCCGCACAATCTTCTATAAGATCAACACCATGGATCCGCTCAACCCAGAGGCTGCTGTGCT GTATGACAAAGACATCCAGCTCTTCAAAAGCAAGGTGGTAGACAGTGTCAAGCTATGCAATAGTCACCTGTTCGATCAGCCCAAGATCGATGACCCTTATGCAATAAG CTTCTCTCCGTGGAATCCAGCGGTGCATGAAGAGGCGAAAGAGAAGATGTTTGCACATAAA CGGCGGCCAGAGGATTACAACAAAGGACTGCCGGTGTCTGGGCTGTCTTGGGTGAAGCCTGGTTCCACTCAGCCTTTCAGCAAAGAGGACAACCCCCTTCAGACGTGA